DNA sequence from the Neospora caninum Liverpool complete genome, chromosome VIIa genome:
GCTGTGTCGAGGCGCGGAAGAGTCGGCCGCCGAATTGTCAAACGGTCAGCAGGATCAGAGACAatctctcctctgcctgtGGCTGCAGTCCGCACTGACGCAGCGTGTCTGATGTCTACAGCGGGTGCACTTGAGATCCTCGTAGAAACATCCCACGACCCCTCTGGCTTTCGGCGGAGGTGTGAGCCGGAGCGGCCGGGTTCAGCAGTCGGAGGGACGGTCCGGGCATCTCCGCAGCACTCTCCGTTTGCGGCGAGTAACCCTTTCCCGCTGTCATGGTGTTCCACGGTTCCCATCGGAGACGGATGTGACAGGATGCAACGCCGAACATGCGAACGCTCCGGTTTATTCATCAACCCCAACTCCGCAGCCGCTGTCAAACCTGCCGATGCTGCTGCAACGACTTTTGCAGCTAGAGAGTCACTCAGCACTGACGGCGGATTCTCAGTTGGAGGGGCTGTGATGATCCTGGAGTTCGGAAGCGAGCCGGCACCTGGGGACTGAGCACATCGACAGAGATACAACAAACATCGCTTCCAACGCTGAATTTACTCGGCGGAAAACATGAGAAATTCCGGGACACCTGCCGTAGGTctgcagcagcgacgcgcAGCGACCGCATATACACGTCTCTTCAGTCCTCTATTCTGCGAAGGGTCATGAGCTGAGGCGAGGCGCTGTACCGTCATCTGCAATGTGACCGTTGTGTCGGGCTATCGGCAGACTCGGTTAATTTTTCCGTTTTTGATCCCGACACCCCGGTTTGTTGTGTGGTGTGTAATGTGGTACCTACGGACCTTCTCCGCTTACTCCAAGTGTTACACCCGTTAGTATCcggtcgccgtcgccgagcCCTTCGCAGTTCAGTAGCATTATTCTATCTCCAGTGGATGACGCAGAGAGCCCCACCAGCCGGGGGACACTGTGGCTGTCTTGATGGGAAGTGTCTCTGTTCGTGTCCTGCTTGCCCGCAGTGGCATGTGGGAAGGGAGCCTGCAAGGTCGCACGCGGAGCTGCTTCAGTGTCCTGGCCCCTCTCCCTGCGCAGTTCTTCATCCAGGCGGTCGTGCTCCGCTTGAATCATTTTCTCCAATTTTTGCTGTTGCGCGTGCCGTGCGCGACGGACAGCTGCGGCGGTTGTCGGAGTCGGATGGGCGGCGCCATCGGAGCCCCCCCGCTGAGCAGCGAAAGGCGccggacgcatgcagcagatAAGGATTGACGGGAGGTTGGAACGCCTTTCGAAAAGAGTTTCGCCTAACCATGAGGAAGAGCCCTCCGCTCTTGTCCCTCGCGATGTGTTTCTGTTCGACTGTCGAGGCTTACGCCGTTCATTCACCTTGCAGAAGGTGAGAACCGCCGTCCAACCGCGTTCTCATCGTCCTTCTTCCAGATGCCCCTGCCTCCCGTGCCTTCCTGGAAGAAGCCAACAACTCGACGCTCCTGTGTGGTGGTTAATGTACAtggcagagaggaacgcgtcaccgtttcgcgttttcgccttaCCGGTGGATCGAGAGGCAAGgcaagacggagacgcccggCCTCTCCTGGGGCTGGGCGTCCTGGCGAACTCTCTGCCACGTCTCTGGGGCCTGACCTGGGTACCGCTGACTGGGCTCCAGAGGGCCTTCCGGGACTGCGACCGCGGTCGCCAGGAAAACGGTCCAGGGGCCCTGGAACAGGAGCGCGGCAGGACAGTGCCTCCAAAATGCGTGTGAGCAGATCGGAGACAAACAGTGGAGAAAACGTGCGAAGGAAAGGTGCAGTCGCTGTGGGAGTGCCCAGGCGTGAGAAGCCCAGTGGTATCCCCCCCATCTGATACGTGGATCggagaacaggaaaaggCGTGCCAGCAATGTCCTGCCTCGAGGTCAGACGAGGGATCCATCGAAGACGAGACAACCGCAAAGGGTTTGAAAGGTACGGAGTTCAGCTCTCATCTCCCCACGTTAAGAGCGACCAGTCTCCTAGGGGGAACCCCGAGACGAAACGACCTATGCGAAGGCAGCTGGCCCTTCTTCCAACGCTGTCCGGTCTGCGCGGTGCCAGGTGTCTCCGGTTTAAACCCTGGATTGCATGTTCGCGCTTTCCTACCACTTCACTGTGTGCGGCCTCCCACAGCCGAACGAAGCGCAACCCTGCCGAATCTGAAGAGGTGTGGCGGGGCGACAGCCCCTGATGGATCCGCCAGGGTCCTGACCTTTTTTCTGCGGGGCAGAGAGTCTGCCGCcgctggagaaaaaagcagGAGTGCTCCGCGTGTGGGTCGAGCCTTTGGCTAGAGATTTCGTTGCgccaggaagagaacaaCCGCCTCCAGGCTTCTCCAGGACGCGCCCGAGTACGGCTCTTCGGCTAGCTGCCGGCGACGCGCTGCTGCAGCTCCAGCGGTCGTTGACGGCAACTGCGTCTCGACTGATCTCTGTGAAGAAGTACTCGAGGGCTACAAATAGGGGAACGGGCGAGCGACACATGTCTGAAGCGCATGCGTTTGCTCCACCCCTGGAGACGCGGTGAAGAGTCgtgggaagaaacgcgagaagaaactggGACCCGCGAACCAAAGCGAAGCCCGAAACACGCACACCTCTCGTTAACCATGTCGACGCGCACTGCCCTCCGCACTCACACCCGATATCGCGTCCCTTGGTATTAGTATCCCTCTCTACTCAGTTAGATACAAACAGGAAACCTGGGTCGGCCTGTATACGTAATAGGATGCTACACCTGTcagcatatatatgtatatctatctatctatctatatatatatatatatatatatatatatatgtatgaataTTTGTTTATATCCATCGGTCTTCGTAGACCCATTCTGGGACATTTGCGTTTGTGAAAGGGCACCGTTTCCGCGAGCGGCGGCATCAAAGTGCCTGTTCGCGTGTTTGACCTTCCCGTCGTTACGAAATGACGACCGCTGAACATCCACTCCAGGCAAGTCACCTGGGTGCATGCCTCCCCTGGGACTAGCTCCCACGTGAGGTGACATCGGTGTGGGGCGTGCGTCGAtccggaagaggagaaactcGTCGGCATTCACGGGTAACGCGCCAGAGGTGACTCATTAGTGAGGTTCCCGCGACAGCTGTTCTCGGTCGTGCTTTCGAACGTTCTTCCCTCCACTTCTCCCCTTTGCTCGCTGTCCATTCTCGGTGCGTGTTTGCCCTACTTTTGTTTTCCGCTGCTTTCGCTGCGTCACCCAAGGGGCCTTACTCTCGTCAGACAGTTTGGGTTGAGGCACGTGCTCGACCGGACTGGAGATTACAAGATAGGGCGAGGAGTCGAGTTCGCTCTCCTTCGAAACGGGTATGCCCTGTTTCGTCTCgggcaaaaggagacagggtaGAGAGGAACCCCGTCCGGTCTCTATCAGACTGTCCCCGTTGCCCAttctcgtgttctctccggaaacctctcccttctcggtcttcccTATGTCTCCGCGTCCAGTCGTGCCGCGCGTGCCCCCGCCCAGCTGCCTGTTTGACGATGAAGGGCCACATGTCCCTTGGCGCTCTTCGCACATGCCGTCCTTGTTCCGTTCACAGTCGGCCCCGCGCGTCGCGAtttccgtctcgttctcgGGTTTCGCCTCCGGCGCTGTGCCGAAGGCTCCTTCACGGGTCGAGaggcctgcgtcgccgctgtctcccgtttcgGGCTCAGCTCCGCCCAGAAGcgcagaagcggaagaaaggcgacgaacCGGTGCCGCTGCATGAGGCAGGCGCGCCTGGCCGCGGCTTCCGGACTCAAACGCCGGCAGCGTTGGGCACGACACGCTGGCGCGTTTCGAAGAGACAAGActcggagaggaagggaaacaaggagaagcggggagagaagaagacagcaggTGGTGCAACTGCGTGGATTTCCACACGtggctttcttctccagaagggggcggcgcagagagagcaggaagaggagctgAGAACGGCGTCGCGGGTCGTTCGCTCGAACCGGCAAGATCCTGGTTTtggaggacggcgagaagcgtcGACTGGTGCAGCAGCGCCTTGTGGGGCTGAAAATCTGCCAGACTCCGTGTGAAGCGGTCGAACTGGTCTGAAGGaacgagagcgcgaggaagaaacgcagtGACGGGGACATACACccggagagagtggagacgcgggaagcGTCTGGTGGGGGAGGcggaaaacacagacagGAGCCGCGAacggacgagacagaaaaaccggTGTGAGAAGCACTCGGAGTGAAGGTTCCAACGCGAAGACTAAAGGACCCCTGTGCATGCCTGACCGTTCAAAGGACGGCACATCAGGCTCTGGGAGAGgagcgccgcctccttcTGCGGACTGATAAATGGAGAGCAatcgagagggagaagatgcCGCGACTtcgtcgcgcatgcagatgcggGAGCCGTGCCTCCGTCTGGGCCACCAGCGCCCCTCCGCCGGGAACCCGGCTCACTGCAGGCAGCCACGCCCCCAGAAGACGAAGTCGACGCCAGgtgcggcgcgcctcgagaCCGAGGTGGGCCAACGAggtctgcctcgccgcctaGGCCTGTCCCAgccgcagctgcatgcgcattcCCGTGGAGACTCAAAGCCTTCTCGAGGCGGTCCAGCTGCTCCCGTTGATGCTGAACTCGCGCCCGAAGGTGAAGCAGCAGGAGGTAACTGAGTTGGCGAAGAGCCTCTTGGACTTCTGAGGAAGCGCGTAGAAACAGACCAGCGAAGCGCGCCGAAACAGTTCaacgaggcaggcagaaggCACAAAGGCAATCGCGACCCAGCCGCTAGGGACGAGCGGCGCAGGAGCAACGCGGcggacgggagaagaaaagaataCGGATCGCCCTGTGAACGTGCCGGCAACATTGCGTAAACGGTtgagaaaggcgacacgCCCGGGACaacacacagaggaaggaaaccgtTTGAGGCGCCGTTGCGAAACGAGCTGCAGGAGGCCTCGGTCATGTCCGTATTGGCTCGTCTGCGTATGTACCCATCTTTTCGCATACGTGCAGGTGTGGTTCTTCCACTgtctatatgcatatgtctctgtctatctctctagcgttttctgtctctatctctctttttctgtctttgtctATCTCTACCTATCTACATCTATTTCTCcttatatatgcatgtgtgtgctTTTGCACAGACGCGTAGGCGCAGAGTATGGACTGGGAATCGAGATCTGCAAGTCACTCGTAAGTAGCCTTTCCTGGGACTCTTTGGCAAAAAAAAACTTCGGCTCGGGGTGCGGTGACCAGTGCGGGTCTGCGTGGGTCGACGTACTCACGGGCAAATGCTTGTAGAGATCGTTTCTGCTGATTTTGAAGCCGACGGCAGTCGTCGAGTGAACGGTGACGGACAGCGGCTCTTCGAGGTCAAAGAGAACGGACGCCGCGCAGAGGATCGCCCCGCGCCCGAGAAGGCCAACGGCCGTTTCCTCCATGTTCAGGCTGTCGTCCGAgctctcctttcgcttcccACTAAGTCGCGGATCTTGCGCGCCGCTGAACGTCGGAACTCCACCGCCTTTCCCAGCCTCGCGACCGACAGCTCGAGACGGCCGGCGAGCGTGACCGGGACTGCGCGCGAAGGAGTCGACGGCGGCCGAGGGCGGACGCCCGGACGCGGGAGCGGAAGgcgcagcgcatgcagactgaGCAGCACAGGGCAAAATGTCTCAGAGACGGCGGGGGAAATCAAGATGctgaagcgcgagagaggcgaaggcatCCACCACAGGAGCTGCCGCACGGAAACACGTGGATGGCAGCGGCAGGCGGCGGGAGAGGGGTAGACGTGGGACAGCAGGGACAGCGGAAAAACGCGGTGGGAAATGGATAGAAGTCTTTGCGGGGGAAGGGGACGGGAACGGGGATTGCCCGTTGCAGACGAACGCATTTGCCCTTTTCTGGTCCCAACATGGCGAGGGCTGCGTCGAAGCGTACCTGCGAGAATTTGGGTGTGCCGCTGACGCCTTCACGAGTgtccgagaaaaacgggacTCCCAGGGAGGCTTTAAACGGGCCAGAAGACcaggcgtctcgcgcgccttcctccaTTTGGTTCCCAATCCGCGAGACAActtcatctgcatgcaccagcaaaagaaaaaagcgggTGGCCTGTCGGCGACCACACGTGTGTAACAAATAACAAAAATGCACGGAGTATGCATGCCAGTAATCGtgcccatatatatatgaatatatatattcacatatatgaatatatgaATACATATGAATAATTTATGTATTTGAACATACATGTGTACATCCTAGTCACGGGGACCAGAAGGAGATCAAGAGATACGCAGTTGCGCCTTACGCATGTGGAGATGCGAGTATATTTTGGTATCTGTTTGTGGTCTTTTGAAcaagtgtctctctttttatGTTGATGCAGAGGGTCGGGTGCTCTGGAAACTGCCGGGGACGGAGGATGCCGGGAAGAGGGGCACGCACGACGCAGCTCGAGGGCGTGGAAAGTCTCTCGAAGGCAGAGCAGGAATCGTTGGGGATCCTATCCTGCGCATGCGTTGTTAACgaaactggagagaagatgCGCCGGAGCGCCAACCTCTTCCTGTCTCACCGATCTTCGCTGCAGGCAGATGcgccgagggagaaaaaacttTGAACGCCCCGAAATCCCCTGGAAGCCTTCGCCGATGATGCCGAAGAACGCAGTCGCCTGCTCGAAACAGCCACAACAGTGAGCCAGGGCGCTGGATTTCGATGCCAAACCGTGGAACCACGCCAAGACACACAGCCGGATGTGGTGGACGCCGGCAGTCCTACACAGACACCCCTGTAGTTGTTTGATAACGGCAGGACCTAATACGTGTAGCATCTTTGTGTTTGCACAGGCTTCTGCCTGCATGGATAATTGTGGCATGGGTGTCCTGGATTGCGTCGAATCGATGCACGAAGAAAGCTTGTCCGTCGGGCGCGACTGCAGGGCCTGAGGCGCCTGCCGGTCTCAGGAGATTCTTGGACCGCTTTCTTTCCGGGGGCCCAGGCTTTCTGAAGAAACGAGGTGTTTCGATCCCGAACCTACCGTCGATAAGGAGAAACAGGGCGTCCGAGCGGTCGCCTTCCTTGACAAAAACAAAGTCTTTCGGAAACGTGTGGAGATGGAAAAAGTAGCTCATCTGCTCCACAATCAGTCTGCGCAGATCGCGGACTCCCGGGAGCACCGCGCGAAGCTGAGACACCTGAACGGCGCCACGAAAAACGCAAGCGAAGTCGGAGCGACTCGCAGTTGAGGGGCCGCCGAAGATggggacgagcgagagaaggagacgactCGAGAAAACGCGATCTGGAAAACACGAAACTGCGTCGAATCGAACCCCGGAGACGAGTCTCTTTCTGGCGGTCCCACGTGGGCACAGTCCGAAGAAAGGCTCAGGAGTCGGTAGCCTCCGAGGTGCCCTGTCTCGTTGAGGCGCGGTACCTTCTGGTCGGTCTTCTTCTGGAGAGACGTTCTGAGGCATTGGTCGAAGGACGCTTtgtccagagagagaaacgcgcatgcagtcttgGTGATGAGCGCTGCAGATCGCACGTCGTTGCGAATCAAACCTGAGGCAAACCCCCGCACCGAAAAACGGGGTGCATTTAAGACGGCGCGACGCAAGGGAGGCAATTGCGAAGAGTGGCAGGCACACGAAGGCATCCGGAGCCTTGAgcaagaagagcgagacaagagccaagggagagagaaaacccaGCAGGCCACGCGCTCACCTAACTCTCCGAAAGAGTCACCCACGCCCAGCACAGCGACGCAGCTGTCCATGTCGATGCGGGAGAAGTCGAGGGAAGCGTCGTACTctggaggcagagagaagagttCGCAGCTCCTCAACGGCGTGGCAGCGCGATCGCCAACGTTCAAATCAAGACTGCTTGAACTGCGTTTGCAGGCTCGGTTGGACACGTATCTGCATGGGACTCCCTCACACGCATTGCTGCCAACCTCCTCTGCACTTGTACATAAAGTGTGAGAAGAAACTTTGACGCACATACCCCTCACCGGGGCCCATCGGATTCATCTCTGCGTCGACGCAGCTTTGAGGACCTCTTCCGTGACGGACAGGCAGTGTCGCGCAAAAAGCCGCTCAAGTCTCAagctcttttctcgcttctttccagACAAGGGTGAGAGTCTGTGACGATGCCACGGGGTTCTGAGAGAGGTATCGGGGTGGCTGACATTCAGACGCGCGCCCACCGCTGTGTACAGACCACCGCACCTCTTTAAATGCGTGGCGCCTGAGCCGGGAGCCTCCAGTATTTTGAGTTTTTTGTGTGGCTGACATCTCCCGCATGCAACTAAAAAGCCTCTCGGAACCCTGCGGGGTACAAAGTGGAGACGAGTAACATTTCAACTGCCGCGAGTTCGTACCCTCGTCCGCGACTTCGTCGCTGTAGCGCACAGTCGAAGACCGTCCCTCGTCTGTGAGCAAAACATGCGCCGAGGAAAGGCAAGCTGCTAGATCAATCGGCACCAGAGCAGGAAGCAGGTTAGGGAAAGACGGGAATTCGGAAGCACACACAATGCGGTACGGGAAACGGACGCGAAGGAGCGAAGACCCACACGCGGCGTTGGGATCCGAACGGACCGAAGCGCtcggcgagagagcagaagaggagacggcacaAGAACTCGGCCCCCGGTCACCTGAGCGGAGACCTCACAGGAAGCCGTAGGCACACGTGACCGAGCCAAGGAAAGAAGATATCGACACCGAAGGCTTGGTGAAACGCATAGAAAAGGACACATCccgggaggcgcggcgcccAGAGGCGGAACAGTTGGCGAGACGAACGAGGCGGCAGTCGgcaggaaaggcgacagTCAGGAGAGAAGGTTTTCACCAAATCCGAACCGCTGCAGGGAGAGATGTTCGTTGTTCCGTATaggtctctctgtgcgtcttcgcttctttgtgcttttttcgcttctcgccttcctcgtgttttGTGCCCTGTTCTATCCTGTCCGAGCCCGCCCGCGAAGGTGTTTTTAAGTCGACCTGCGAACGAACTTCGGCCGGGCGGCCTTCCTGGCTCTCCGTCAGGCGGCGCCACAGACGCTGCCGCCGCGGAGTCTCGTGATGTCTCGTTCACGTACACTCCGGCAGACCCTTGCAGAATGAGGTACCAAGCATCCGCTGAGcaggcagacacacacacgcgaggagaggcaaaagggaaaacgaaaaaacgacgCTCCATCCCTGCCTACCCAGACAGATCGAAATGCCCATATTCATGtttgtatttatatatatatatatatatatatatatatgcgtacacACATAGGTATGAAAAGAGATTCACACTTACATTTGTACATCCACGCACGTGCGTGTATGCATCTGTGGGGttggaaacgcggaagagaaagttGTGTATTGGATCTCTACCATGGCGTGTCTCTGGTAAACTTAATCAGCTAGTGTGATACTTGAACGCTTCCGAATTGAGAGTTCCTAAAGGAGCACAGGCTGCACGTGAAGCAACACGAGAGAGTAGACCGTTGCACGATTTCGGCTCTCCTCTACGGAACGCGCAAACAAGGGAACTAGAAAGAAATCGACTTGGCGCACGGCACCTTGATATCAGGGAgacatccatatatatatatatatatatatatatatatatgtaggagACCCAGAGGCTGTGACGTCGCTCGGGTTTGCGCCTTTCCGTCCTGCACCGCTAACACTCAGACGTtccatgcatatatatatatatatatatatatatatatgcacatagaaatatatgtgtgtacatatatacatatacatagagGGAGTCGACTGtatgtctctctgtctctatctctctatctctctctctacatatatatatatatatatatctatatgcatgcagtattctctctcgcgggaAGCATCTTCATAAGGCGATATAGAACAGAAACGGTTCCTCGGCGGAGTTCGTAGGCGGTTGCTGTTTCTGCGGGGTCGCTTCCGCCGCCCCCTCTTGGCCAGATTCGCACCTGTATCGCCTTTGTGAAAGAGAACCCGATTTGCTTCCACCTCGAGGTAGGTCATGTGGCGGCACATCTCGAAGCAGATGTCAGCGTCGAGTTCCTTGAAGAATTTGTTCCCTTTGCCCAGCTCTTGAATCCTGCGGACCTGAAGGCAAACCCACCAAAGGCGGGGAAAAAGGATCGAACTCGGAGACGGTCTTTCAGTACAAAAGCATCGGCTTTTAGGACAGTGAAAGATTCTGAGCCACATGGCGGTGCGCTGACGAAAAGTTCTGCACGCACACCgaagcatatatatatatatatatatgcagttGAGGTAACAgatagatgcatatatagatgcatatTCATGTTTTGTCGTTCGTAGAGGGGCAGGTTAAATAAGCAATCGTCGTCGCTTTCCGGCTTGCCTTGGTCGCTCgaaaacaaaacagaaaaggtAGGCGAGAGCTGTGCAGTTTGGCGAAAGCGCAGCAGGTTGACGCGACTGAGTGTGTTGCGTTTCCTGATCGGAACACCGATGCTTGTCCGCGGGGTGCCCAAGTCATAAACAACGCACAGACGCAGGCTCTGGCGCATATATAGAgatttatatttatatatatatatatataaatctatatatatatatatataaatataaatttatatatataaatatatatataaatataaatctctatatataaatctatatatatataaatatatatatataaatatatatatatataaatatatatatatatatataaatatatatatatatatatatatatatatatatatatatatatatatatatatatatatatatatatatatatatatatatatatatatatatatatatatatatatatatatatatatatatatatatatatatatatatatatatatatatatatatatatatatatatatatatgtgtactgtatatatatatatatNNNNNNNNNNNNNNNNNNNNNNNNNNNNNNNNNNNNNNNNNNNNNNNNNNNNNNNNNNNNNNNNNNNNNNNNNNNNNNNNNNNNNNNNNNNNNNNNNNNNAGGCAAACCCACCAAAGGCGGGGAAAAAGGATCGAACTCGGAGACGGTCTTTCAGTACAAAAGCATCGGCTTTTAGGACAGTGAAAGATTCTGAGCCACATGGCGGTGCGCTGACGAAAAGTTCTGCACGCACACCgaagcatatatatatatatatatatgcagttGAGGTAACAgatagatgcatatatagatgcatatTCATGTTTTGTCGTTCGTAGAGGGGCAGGTTAAATAAGCAATCGTCGTCGCTTTCCGGCTTGCCTTGGTCGCTCgaaaacaaaacagaaaaggtAGGCGAGAGCTGTGCAGTTTGGCGAAAGCGCAGCAGGTTGACGCGACTGAGTGTGTTGCGTTTCCTGATCGGAACACCGATGCTTGTCCGCGGGGTGCCCAAGTCATAAACAACGCACAGACGCAGGCTCTGGCGCATATATAGAgatttatatttatatatatatatatataaatctatatatatatatatataaatataaatttatatatataaatatatatataaatataaatctctatatataaatctatatatatataaatatatatatataaatatatatatatataaatatatatatatatatataaatatatatatatatatatatatacatacatacatacaagAATTAGAGCAAACCTGTGGCATGCACACGTATTTGGATTCGTTTGGTAGGGATATGTAGATGTGTGCAGGAGGCTGGAGCCGGTCGAGACGCAGGAGTCAAGTATCTTTCGGTATGG
Encoded proteins:
- a CDS encoding cyclic nucleotide-binding domain containing protein, coding for MWLRIFHCPKSRCFCTERPSPSSILFPRLWWVCLQVRRIQELGKGNKFFKELDADICFEMCRHMTYLEVEANRVLFHKGDTADAWYLILQGSAGVYVNETSRDSAAAASVAPPDGEPGRPPGRSSFAGDRGPSSCAVSSSALSPSASVRSDPNAACGSSLLRVRFPYRIVCASEFPSFPNLLPALVPIDLAACLSSAHVLLTDEGRSSTVRYSDEVADEEYDASLDFSRIDMDSCVAVLGVGDSFGELGLIRNDVRSAALITKTACAFLSLDKASFDQCLRTSLQKKTDQKVSQLRAVLPGVRDLRRLIVEQMSYFFHLHTFPKDFVFVKEGDRSDALFLLIDGDCVLRHHRRRLPGDFGAFKVFSPSAHLPAAKIDEVVSRIGNQMEEGARDAWSSGPFKASLGVPFFSDTREGVSGTPKFSQSACAAPSAPASGRPPSAAVDSFARSPGHARRPSRAVGREAGKGGGVPTFSGAQDPRLSGKRKESSDDSLNMEETAVGLLGRGAILCAASVLFDLEEPLSVTVHSTTAVGFKISRNDLYKHLPVKVQEALRQLSYLLLLHLRARVQHQREQLDRLEKALSLHGNAHAAAAGTGLGGEADLVGPPRSRGAPHLASTSSSGGVAACNQFDRFTRSLADFQPHKALLHQSTLLAVLQNQDLAGSSERPATPFSAPLPALSAPPPSGEESHVWKSTQLHHLLSSSLPASPCFPSSPSLVSSKRASVSCPTLPAFESGSRGQARLPHAAAPVRRLSSASALLGGAEPETGDSGDAGLSTREGAFGTAPEAKPENETEIATRGADCERNKDGMCEERQGTCGPSSSNRQLGGGTRGTTGRGDIGKTEKGEVSGENTRMGNGDSLIETGRGSSLPCLLLPETKQGIPVSKESELDSSPYLVISSPVEHVPQPKLSDETLEYFFTEISRDAVAVNDRWSCSSASPAASRRAVLGRVLEKPGGGCSLPGATKSLAKGSTHTRSTPAFFSSGGRLSAPQKKGQDPGGSIRGCRPATPLQIRQGCASFGCGRPHTVKWAPGPFSWRPRSQSRKALWSPVSGTQRGGSDGAAHPTPTTAAAVRRARHAQQQKLEKMIQAEHDRLDEELRRERGQDTEAAPRATLQAPFPHATAGKQDTNRDTSHQDSHSVPRLVGLSASSTGDRIMLLNCEGLGDGDRILTGVTLGSPGAGSLPNSRIITAPPTENPPSVLSDSLAAKVVAAASAGLTAAAELGLMNKPERSHVRRCILSHPSPMGTVEHHDSGKGLLAANGECCGDARTVPPTAEPGRSGSHLRRKPEGSWDVSTRISSAPAVDIRHAASVRTAATGRGEIVSDPADRLTIRRPTLPRLDTAQLFQAFAGIRPSVQGEDGGVEGIQARLTGRPTTAFGLVGRTAGTATLGAAGRVERIAWQLLGVDREPDLVTREGFSGIWSPSCRAGGVGGDRGVSLRGVAASSQELVRWLPEKIPRIKSEVCFTVAWQDISVPPQRDGYARVHAVVCM